The Eubacteriaceae bacterium Marseille-Q4139 genome has a window encoding:
- a CDS encoding glycosyltransferase family 2 protein: MAAISLCMIAKDEEEVLARCLSSICQAVDEIIVVDTGSCDGTKAAAREFTDQVYDFLWQEDFSAARNFSFSKGRMEYLMWLDADDVVPDRERERLLELKGRLDTERPDVVMLPYDVAFDEAGNPTLSFYRERIIRRCAAARWRGRVHEAIQPFGRITKENIRIEHHKMKSPDPGRNLRIFEAMRRAGEPFEPRELYYYGKELYYHKRYHDAVRQFDRFLSGGGGGMAERLDACRHKADCLCRLGDRKQALEALYSAFLVSWPTPELYCDLGAWHFAAKQYAAAASWYWRAVSFAGPWPEGGFIQTDFYGYVPYLGLCACMMRLGRFEEAAFFNEMAEQRKPGSSTCAANRNYLAGIENGKGQN; this comes from the coding sequence ATGGCAGCCATCAGTCTCTGCATGATTGCAAAGGATGAAGAGGAGGTTCTCGCCCGCTGCCTTTCAAGCATCTGCCAGGCGGTGGATGAGATCATCGTAGTCGATACGGGTTCCTGCGACGGGACAAAGGCTGCGGCCAGGGAATTTACCGATCAGGTCTATGATTTTTTGTGGCAGGAGGACTTTTCTGCTGCGCGGAACTTTTCGTTTTCCAAGGGGCGTATGGAATATCTGATGTGGCTGGATGCCGACGACGTGGTTCCGGACAGGGAGCGGGAACGGCTTTTGGAGCTTAAGGGGCGGTTGGATACGGAGCGGCCGGACGTTGTCATGCTCCCTTATGACGTGGCTTTTGATGAGGCAGGAAATCCCACACTTTCTTTTTACCGGGAGCGGATCATCAGACGGTGTGCGGCCGCCAGATGGCGGGGGCGTGTCCACGAGGCAATCCAGCCCTTTGGCCGCATCACAAAGGAAAATATCAGGATCGAGCATCATAAAATGAAATCTCCGGATCCCGGAAGGAACCTTCGGATTTTTGAGGCCATGCGCCGGGCCGGGGAACCGTTTGAGCCGAGGGAGCTTTATTATTATGGGAAAGAGCTATACTACCATAAACGGTACCATGATGCAGTCAGACAGTTCGACCGTTTCCTTTCCGGCGGGGGCGGCGGCATGGCGGAGCGGCTGGATGCGTGCAGGCATAAGGCGGACTGCCTTTGCAGGCTGGGAGACCGGAAGCAGGCCCTTGAAGCTCTGTATTCGGCCTTTCTCGTGTCCTGGCCGACGCCGGAGCTTTATTGTGATCTGGGCGCCTGGCACTTTGCTGCAAAGCAGTATGCGGCGGCAGCGTCCTGGTACTGGAGAGCCGTTTCCTTTGCCGGCCCTTGGCCGGAGGGCGGGTTCATCCAGACGGATTTTTACGGTTATGTGCCATATCTGGGGCTCTGTGCCTGCATGATGCGGCTGGGACGGTTTGAGGAAGCGGCTTTTTTTAATGAGATGGCGGAGCAGAGGAAGCCGGGGAGCAGCACCTGTGCGGCCAACAGAAACTATCTGGCCGGAATCGAAAATGGGAAGGGACAAAATTGA
- a CDS encoding recombinase family protein, with protein MTQSIRSSPAFFAAGRRTWNIAVYIRLSREDARSPAESESVANQRAIIEEHIAAFDDGDEYRIAGEYVDDGISGTTDDGRDGFQRMLSDILCGRINCVIVKDLARSFRNYSDQGYYLDDWFPRHGVRFISLYHQPLDSYKEPRGMRNIAVPIQGVLNENHCAETSDKVREVFDMKRRNGEHIGSFAVYGYIKAPGNKNALVIDREAAAVVRDIFSMFLNGMSKNAIVRSLNGCGILSPSAYKKERLGLKYQNPRVDPAKPSLWCPASVTAILKNRMYCGDMVQGRCRMKSYKIHIQEAVPQEEWYVVENTHEPIISRDTFQKTQKLLSMNIRTGPGQNQPYLFSGLLKCADCGRAMTRSKAGNAVYYYCRTYKDCSKNACTKHTIRHDRLEAAVLFAVRLQIYLAAGCTKLLEQAVLAAPSSHRTETLTEALNQKERELSKIARYKQAIYQDWKDGEITRDDYRQMKEDYERQAKELSGAVEGLRSEIEKPEAREDTENQLFSSLQRSQNIDSLTRDILLELVDQIIIREGGRITIVFRFSDGLSAQKPS; from the coding sequence ATGACACAGAGCATCCGGTCTTCCCCTGCATTTTTCGCGGCTGGACGCAGGACATGGAACATCGCCGTTTACATCCGCCTTTCCAGAGAGGACGCCCGCTCGCCGGCCGAATCCGAGAGCGTTGCCAACCAGAGAGCCATCATCGAAGAGCACATCGCCGCTTTCGACGACGGCGACGAATACCGGATCGCCGGGGAATACGTGGATGACGGGATTTCCGGCACCACCGACGACGGGCGGGACGGCTTCCAGCGGATGCTGTCCGACATCTTGTGCGGCCGCATCAACTGCGTAATCGTCAAGGATCTGGCGCGTTCCTTCCGCAATTACAGCGATCAGGGCTACTATCTGGACGACTGGTTCCCGCGGCATGGCGTGCGCTTTATCTCCCTGTACCATCAGCCTCTCGACAGCTACAAGGAGCCGCGGGGCATGCGGAACATCGCCGTCCCCATCCAGGGCGTGCTCAACGAAAACCACTGCGCCGAGACATCCGATAAGGTGCGCGAAGTCTTTGACATGAAGCGCCGGAACGGGGAACACATCGGCTCCTTTGCCGTTTACGGATACATCAAAGCCCCCGGCAACAAAAACGCACTTGTCATCGACAGGGAGGCAGCCGCCGTTGTCCGGGATATTTTTTCCATGTTTTTAAACGGCATGAGCAAAAATGCCATTGTCCGCAGCTTAAACGGCTGCGGCATTTTAAGCCCCTCCGCCTACAAAAAAGAACGATTGGGGTTAAAATACCAGAATCCCAGGGTCGATCCTGCGAAGCCGTCCCTATGGTGCCCGGCTTCCGTCACGGCGATCCTCAAAAACCGCATGTACTGCGGGGACATGGTGCAGGGGCGCTGCCGGATGAAGAGCTATAAAATCCACATCCAGGAAGCTGTCCCGCAGGAAGAATGGTATGTCGTTGAAAATACCCACGAGCCCATCATCAGCCGGGACACGTTCCAAAAAACCCAGAAACTCCTGTCCATGAACATCCGAACAGGCCCAGGGCAGAACCAGCCCTATCTGTTCAGCGGCTTATTAAAATGCGCCGACTGCGGCAGGGCCATGACCCGCAGCAAGGCAGGAAATGCCGTCTACTACTACTGCCGGACTTACAAAGACTGCTCCAAAAACGCATGCACCAAGCATACCATCCGCCACGACCGTCTGGAGGCTGCTGTCCTCTTTGCTGTCAGGCTCCAGATTTATCTGGCCGCCGGCTGTACAAAGCTTCTGGAACAGGCAGTCCTCGCCGCCCCCTCCAGTCACCGCACCGAAACGCTCACGGAAGCCTTAAACCAAAAGGAGCGGGAACTTTCAAAAATTGCCAGGTACAAACAGGCCATTTACCAGGACTGGAAAGACGGCGAGATCACCCGCGACGATTACCGCCAGATGAAAGAGGACTATGAACGGCAGGCCAAAGAGCTTTCAGGCGCCGTCGAAGGGCTCCGGAGCGAAATAGAAAAGCCAGAGGCCAGAGAAGATACAGAAAATCAGCTCTTTTCCTCTCTGCAAAGAAGCCAGAATATAGATTCCCTGACACGCGATATCCTGCTCGAACTGGTGGATCAGATCATCATCAGGGAAGGCGGCCGCATTACCATCGTTTTCCGCTTTTCCGACGGCCTGTCCGCGCAGAAACCTTCTTAA
- a CDS encoding GGDEF domain-containing protein: METYNIFRVLFLSRSGLSSVNNRIYFGMYSVLFLSAILFLFLERASRHGSVRLQWAFQYGCVLFFLLWNVGLNTYDLMQNPDAEILVLVTAFWGLAMFVQMPALYSIFCYSLGYILFIIFAGPILTSGTVLNLTFSTLAAAAVSITNCRHAVDMLLQHRELDLTNQRLQELLQTDPLTGILTKAAFQERAELSLSSCGPERPLVMFIADFDKFKLINDHYGHPCGDYVLAEMGRILKEVFPNAIGIGRLGGDEFAAVMNAGVFSPAEGADPVNRHLSRLSWNGEPLDACCSMGVCRLSRAGVSYGQAYKEADSALYTAKKKGRGSCHLCELT, translated from the coding sequence ATGGAGACCTACAACATTTTCCGGGTGCTGTTCCTGTCACGTTCCGGCCTTTCCTCTGTCAATAACCGGATTTATTTCGGCATGTACAGCGTCCTGTTTCTTTCTGCAATCCTGTTTCTCTTTCTGGAACGCGCCTCGCGGCACGGCTCTGTCAGACTCCAATGGGCGTTCCAGTATGGCTGTGTGCTGTTTTTCCTTCTGTGGAATGTGGGGCTCAATACATATGACCTGATGCAAAATCCGGATGCCGAAATTTTAGTTCTTGTCACCGCCTTTTGGGGACTGGCCATGTTCGTCCAGATGCCGGCTCTGTACAGCATATTCTGTTACAGCCTGGGCTATATCCTCTTTATAATTTTTGCCGGGCCCATATTAACGTCCGGAACAGTGCTCAACCTGACTTTCTCAACGCTTGCAGCGGCTGCCGTATCCATAACAAACTGCCGCCATGCGGTTGATATGCTTTTGCAGCACCGGGAGCTGGATCTCACGAACCAGCGCCTCCAGGAGCTTCTCCAGACAGATCCCCTCACCGGGATTCTCACAAAAGCCGCGTTCCAGGAACGCGCAGAGCTCAGTCTCTCTTCCTGCGGGCCGGAGCGGCCGCTTGTCATGTTCATCGCCGATTTCGACAAATTTAAGCTCATCAACGATCACTACGGCCATCCCTGCGGCGACTACGTGCTGGCGGAAATGGGGCGCATCCTGAAAGAAGTTTTCCCAAACGCCATTGGAATCGGCCGTCTTGGCGGAGATGAATTTGCCGCCGTTATGAATGCCGGTGTATTTTCCCCTGCGGAAGGCGCCGATCCTGTGAACCGCCATTTAAGCCGTCTCTCATGGAACGGAGAGCCCCTTGACGCCTGCTGCAGCATGGGCGTCTGCCGCCTCAGCCGTGCCGGTGTTTCCTACGGGCAGGCGTATAAAGAAGCAGACAGCGCCCTGTACACGGCAAAGAAAAAAGGCAGGGGCTCCTGCCATCTCTGCGAACTGACATAA
- a CDS encoding glycosyl transferase family 2: MDSMSEADQVVVLDTGSSDGTAEKLKSRGALVRVEIITPWRFDTARNHALDLVPEDADICVSTDLDEVLEPGWREKLEAAWKPGTNRASYRYTWSFNQDGSEGVVFWIEQIHSRHGYRWIHPVHEVLEWDMAGGREKRVFAEGVQLNHYPDQEKSRAQYLPLLELSVREAPEDDRNTHYLGREYMYKKRWDDCIRTLKHHLVMPSATWADERAASMRYIAKSYVMKGEPAVGRLWYLKAIAEAPHLREAYMDLALLLYDEEEWDGVLYFTSCALALKERPKSYICEAAAWGSLPYDLRSIAFYQTGRTEEALLAARKALEIEPGNERLRGNAELLEKLVHENGKDEEKEKTDGNSV, encoded by the coding sequence ATGGACTCCATGTCAGAGGCAGATCAGGTGGTGGTGTTAGACACCGGGTCTTCAGACGGGACGGCAGAGAAATTAAAGAGCCGCGGCGCTCTTGTGCGTGTGGAAATCATCACGCCGTGGCGGTTTGACACAGCCAGGAATCATGCGCTTGACCTTGTGCCGGAGGATGCGGACATCTGCGTCAGCACAGATCTCGACGAGGTATTAGAGCCTGGCTGGCGGGAAAAGCTTGAAGCGGCGTGGAAGCCGGGGACGAACCGGGCGTCCTACCGTTATACCTGGAGCTTTAACCAGGACGGCTCCGAGGGCGTCGTGTTCTGGATCGAACAGATCCATTCCAGGCACGGCTACCGCTGGATCCATCCGGTGCACGAGGTGCTGGAGTGGGATATGGCGGGCGGCCGGGAAAAGCGGGTGTTTGCGGAGGGCGTACAGCTCAATCATTATCCCGACCAGGAAAAATCCCGCGCCCAGTACCTGCCGCTTCTGGAGCTGTCGGTCCGGGAGGCGCCGGAGGACGACCGGAACACTCATTACCTGGGCCGGGAATACATGTATAAGAAGCGGTGGGACGACTGCATCCGCACGCTGAAGCACCACCTTGTCATGCCGTCGGCCACATGGGCCGATGAGCGGGCGGCGTCCATGCGCTATATTGCCAAATCCTATGTGATGAAGGGCGAGCCGGCCGTCGGACGTCTGTGGTACTTAAAGGCCATCGCCGAGGCACCGCACCTCAGGGAGGCGTACATGGATCTTGCCCTGCTTCTCTATGACGAAGAGGAGTGGGACGGCGTCCTCTATTTTACCAGCTGTGCGCTGGCGCTTAAGGAGCGGCCCAAGTCGTATATCTGTGAAGCGGCCGCCTGGGGGAGCCTGCCCTATGACCTCCGCTCCATCGCCTTTTATCAGACGGGCCGGACAGAGGAGGCGCTTCTGGCGGCGAGGAAGGCGCTTGAGATTGAGCCGGGGAATGAGAGGCTTCGTGGGAATGCGGAACTTTTGGAAAAACTGGTGCATGAGAACGGGAAAGACGAAGAAAAGGAAAAAACTGACGGAAATTCTGTTTGA
- a CDS encoding PaaI family thioesterase — translation MDPKEYTDSNPYLKYNHIEVVEISPECSVVQVKICGDSLNVNGTVHGGLIFTMADCVAGITARADGRMYATQSAHINFIGNVTAGTLTAKGILVKRGRKVVIIHVPVTDESGKLLADATLDMFCLGE, via the coding sequence ATGGATCCCAAAGAATATACAGACAGCAACCCATACTTGAAATACAACCATATCGAAGTAGTGGAGATTTCCCCGGAGTGCAGCGTCGTCCAGGTGAAGATCTGCGGCGATTCCTTAAACGTAAACGGCACGGTTCACGGCGGCCTGATTTTCACCATGGCTGACTGCGTGGCCGGAATCACGGCGCGGGCCGATGGGCGGATGTATGCGACCCAGAGCGCCCATATCAACTTCATCGGGAACGTGACCGCCGGGACACTGACGGCAAAAGGGATTCTCGTGAAACGTGGAAGAAAAGTTGTCATCATCCATGTGCCGGTGACAGACGAAAGCGGAAAGCTCCTGGCAGACGCGACGCTGGATATGTTCTGCCTTGGGGAATAA
- a CDS encoding LacI family DNA-binding transcriptional regulator — translation MNINEIAKLAGVSRATVSRYLNEGYVSGEKKERIRQVIEETGYKPSSQAQMLRTKKTKLVGVILPKISSDTVSRMVAGISDILSEHGYQILLANTNNDISEEIKYLNIFKESHVDGILFIATIFTSRHKKALKECRVPLVILSQRLEGYSCVYHDNFHAAWELTELLLENGRVPAYIGVTDKDEAVGLERRRGYEAALKRRKLPCRPELMAEGDFSIESGMEKMKELLEREPSVDSVFCATDNIAVGAVLYLKEAGKSVPGDIQVAGIGDTIPARIVSPALTTVHIPYKTSGMEAAKMLVERMETEGAVVKELKMGYEIVMRGSLRGNGR, via the coding sequence TTGAATATCAATGAAATTGCAAAGCTGGCCGGAGTGTCGCGGGCGACGGTGTCCCGGTACTTAAACGAGGGCTATGTGAGCGGGGAAAAGAAGGAACGCATCCGCCAGGTTATCGAGGAGACCGGCTATAAGCCGTCGTCCCAGGCGCAGATGCTGAGGACGAAAAAGACGAAGTTAGTAGGCGTCATCCTGCCGAAGATCAGCTCTGATACGGTGAGCCGCATGGTGGCCGGGATCAGCGACATCCTCTCGGAGCATGGCTACCAGATTCTTCTGGCGAACACCAACAACGACATCAGCGAGGAAATCAAATACCTCAACATCTTTAAAGAAAGCCATGTGGACGGGATCCTGTTCATTGCGACGATTTTTACGTCCAGGCATAAAAAGGCCTTAAAGGAGTGCCGGGTACCGCTTGTGATTTTAAGTCAGCGGCTGGAGGGCTATTCCTGCGTTTACCACGACAATTTCCATGCGGCCTGGGAGCTGACGGAGCTGCTTCTTGAAAACGGCCGTGTCCCGGCTTATATCGGGGTCACGGATAAAGACGAGGCCGTCGGCCTGGAAAGACGGCGCGGGTACGAGGCGGCGCTAAAGAGGCGGAAGCTTCCCTGCCGGCCGGAGCTGATGGCGGAAGGTGATTTTTCCATTGAATCCGGCATGGAGAAAATGAAGGAGCTTTTAGAGCGGGAGCCGTCGGTGGATTCCGTGTTCTGTGCGACGGACAACATCGCTGTCGGAGCCGTCCTCTATTTAAAGGAAGCCGGGAAATCGGTGCCGGGAGACATCCAGGTGGCCGGCATCGGCGACACGATCCCTGCGCGGATTGTGAGCCCTGCCCTCACCACCGTACATATCCCCTATAAGACGAGCGGGATGGAAGCGGCGAAAATGCTGGTGGAACGGATGGAGACGGAGGGGGCCGTGGTGAAGGAACTGAAGATGGGTTATGAGATTGTAATGCGCGGTTCCCTGAGAGGGAACGGCAGATAG
- a CDS encoding HPr family phosphocarrier protein produces MGQFHYVIKDEVGIHARPAGMLVKLVKGAGCEVTVTKGEKTVDASKLIAVMGLGAKKGDEIVVSSESDEVLMKVKEFLEANL; encoded by the coding sequence ATGGGACAGTTTCATTATGTAATCAAAGACGAAGTTGGAATTCACGCGAGACCGGCTGGGATGCTGGTAAAGCTTGTGAAGGGAGCCGGCTGTGAGGTGACGGTCACGAAGGGCGAGAAGACCGTAGATGCTTCAAAGCTCATCGCGGTCATGGGCCTCGGCGCAAAGAAAGGCGACGAGATTGTGGTATCGTCGGAGAGCGACGAGGTGCTTATGAAGGTAAAAGAGTTTCTGGAGGCAAATCTGTAA
- the ptsP gene encoding phosphoenolpyruvate--protein phosphotransferase, with translation MEQYKGKSIFQRIAVGRIWFYAKEEQVVKRHRIEDAAAEWKRYEAAREKAGEELGVLYEKALQEVGEINAAIFEVQTMMLEDDDYNDAVKNIIEGQQVNAEYAVAVTGDNFAKMFSEMEDEYFRARAADIRDISERLITALMDGTRDNSMGGEPVIVAAKDLAPSETVQMDKSKLLGFVTEYGSSNSHTAILARTMNIPALIGIPVKEEWDGKLAIVDGYSGTFYIDPDEETLAAMEKKLKEDMERERRRQELKGKETVTADGRKINLFANVGSTADVAVALEDDAEGIGLFRSEFLYLQNDDYPSEEEQFQSYKLAAETMAGKKVVIRTLDIGADKKADYFGLEKEENPAMGFRAIRICLERPEIFKTQLRAIYRASAFGEIAIMYPMITSVEEVRRIKEISAEVRAELKGQGVPFGNVEEGIMIETPAAAVISDLLAKEVDFFSIGTNDLSQYVMAIDRQNENLARFFNPHHEAVLRLIRLVTENGHKEGCWVGICGELGADVTLTKEFVDMGIDELSVSPGMILAVREAVRNIQG, from the coding sequence ATGGAACAGTATAAGGGAAAATCCATTTTTCAGAGGATTGCAGTCGGGCGCATCTGGTTCTACGCGAAAGAGGAACAGGTCGTCAAGCGGCACCGCATCGAGGATGCGGCCGCAGAATGGAAGCGGTACGAGGCTGCCAGGGAAAAGGCAGGCGAAGAGCTGGGTGTGCTTTATGAAAAAGCGCTCCAGGAGGTCGGCGAGATCAACGCGGCAATTTTTGAGGTTCAGACCATGATGCTGGAAGACGACGACTACAACGACGCCGTAAAAAACATCATCGAGGGCCAGCAGGTCAACGCGGAATATGCGGTAGCCGTCACCGGCGACAATTTTGCCAAAATGTTTTCGGAGATGGAGGACGAATATTTCCGGGCGAGAGCTGCGGATATCCGGGATATCTCCGAGCGGCTCATCACAGCGCTGATGGACGGGACGCGGGATAACAGCATGGGCGGCGAACCGGTGATCGTGGCGGCAAAGGACCTGGCGCCCAGCGAGACGGTACAGATGGATAAGTCCAAGCTTCTCGGCTTTGTGACCGAGTACGGCTCTTCCAATTCCCACACGGCGATTCTGGCCCGCACCATGAACATCCCGGCGCTCATCGGCATCCCGGTGAAAGAAGAGTGGGACGGAAAGCTGGCCATTGTGGACGGATACAGCGGAACCTTTTACATAGATCCTGACGAGGAGACGCTGGCGGCCATGGAGAAAAAGCTTAAAGAGGACATGGAGCGGGAGCGCCGCCGCCAGGAGCTTAAGGGGAAAGAGACCGTCACGGCAGACGGCAGGAAGATCAATCTCTTTGCCAATGTGGGCAGCACGGCCGACGTGGCCGTGGCCTTAGAGGACGACGCCGAGGGGATCGGCCTGTTCCGGAGCGAATTCCTGTATCTTCAGAACGACGATTACCCCAGCGAAGAGGAACAGTTCCAGAGCTACAAGCTGGCGGCCGAGACCATGGCCGGGAAGAAGGTCGTGATCCGGACGCTTGACATCGGCGCAGACAAGAAAGCGGATTATTTTGGCCTTGAAAAGGAAGAAAACCCGGCCATGGGCTTTCGGGCCATCCGGATCTGTTTGGAGCGGCCGGAAATCTTTAAAACCCAGCTTCGCGCCATTTACCGGGCCAGCGCCTTCGGTGAGATCGCCATCATGTACCCGATGATTACCTCGGTAGAGGAAGTGCGCCGGATCAAAGAGATTTCCGCCGAAGTCCGGGCGGAGCTAAAGGGACAGGGCGTGCCCTTCGGAAACGTCGAAGAGGGCATTATGATAGAGACGCCGGCGGCGGCTGTCATCAGCGACCTTCTGGCAAAGGAAGTGGACTTTTTCAGCATCGGCACCAACGATTTAAGCCAGTACGTCATGGCCATCGACCGGCAGAACGAGAACCTGGCGCGTTTTTTCAATCCCCACCACGAAGCCGTTTTGAGGCTGATCCGGCTGGTGACGGAAAACGGCCATAAGGAAGGCTGCTGGGTCGGAATCTGCGGAGAGCTCGGTGCGGATGTGACCCTGACGAAGGAATTCGTGGACATGGGAATCGACGAGCTTTCCGTATCGCCCGGCATGATTCTGGCCGTGCGGGAGGCGGTTCGGAACATTCAGGGCTAA